From one Brachypodium distachyon strain Bd21 chromosome 4, Brachypodium_distachyon_v3.0, whole genome shotgun sequence genomic stretch:
- the LOC100823408 gene encoding 2'-deoxymugineic-acid 2'-dioxygenase, producing the protein MGNLQGESLPDGVVSLPVIDLSLGRAEVGRAILNAGKEIGFFQVINHGISDEAIRDMEAMCEEYFAMPEEDRLCFHSDDNGKPNRFFSGSTYETGGACKYWFDCLRLTSTFPIGDSKEDWPEKPKRLREVFGRFAELTRGMGMELLRLLCEAMGLPLDYFEGGLGNGNMAMTLNRYPACPDPGTMIGLPPHCDRNLLSLLLPSTVPGLQFSYNGKWANVETLPNAYIVNFGLPLEVVTNGVLRSIEHQVVTNRTHARRSVGLFITPAPDCLIGPAKEFLSKEKPARYRAVTYDEFYRMHSVVKHGLSSVLTINADGSHHA; encoded by the exons ATGGGGAACCTGCAGGGCGAATCGCTCCCGGACGGCGTGGTGTCGCTGCCGGTGATCGACCTCTCCCTCGGCCGCGCCGAGGTCGGCCGCGCCATCCTCAACGCCGGCAAGGAGATTGGCTTCTTCCAG GTGATCAACCACGGCATCTCCGATGAGGCGATCCGGGACATGGAGGCGATGTGCGAGGAGTACTTCGCGATGCCGGAGGAGGACCGGCTGTGCTTCCACTCGGATGACAACGGCAAGCCCAAccgcttcttctccggcaGCACCTACGAGACCGGCGGCGCCTGCAAGTACTGGTTCGACTGCCTCCGCCTCACCTCCACCTTCCCCATCGGCGACAGCAAGGAGGACTGGCCGGAGAAGCCGAAGAGGCTCCGGGAGGTGTTCGGGCGGTTCGCCGAGCTGACGAGGGGCATGGGGATGGAGCTGCTCCGGCTGTTGTGCGAGGCAATGGGGCTCCCGCTTGACTACTTCGAGGGGGGCCTCGGCAACGGCAACATGGCCATGACCCTCAACCGCTACCCTGCGTGCCCGGACCCCGGCACGATGATAGGGCTGCCACCTCATTGTGACCGAAACCTgctcagcctcctcctccccagcacCGTCCCCGGCCTCCAGTTCTCCTACAACGGCAAGTGGGCCAACGTCGAGACCCTCCCCAACGCCTACATCGTCAACTTCGGCCTCCCGCTCGAG GTGGTGACGAACGGGGTGCTGAGGAGCATCGAGCACCAGGTGGTGACGAACCGGACGCATGCCCGAAGGTCCGTGGGGTTGTTCatcacgccggcgccggattGCCTCATCGGGCCGGCCAAGGAGTTCCTCAGCAAGGAGAAACCGGCGCGGTACCGCGCCGTCACGTACGACGAGTTCTACCGCATGCACAGCGTCGTCAAGCACGGGCTGTCCAGCGTCCTCACCATCAACGCCGACGGAAGCCACCATGCATGA